The proteins below come from a single Burkholderia humptydooensis genomic window:
- the tuf gene encoding elongation factor Tu codes for MAKEKFERTKPHVNVGTIGHVDHGKTTLTAAIATVLSAKFGGEAKKYDEIDAAPEEKARGITINTAHIEYETANRHYAHVDCPGHADYVKNMITGAAQMDGAILVCSAADGPMPQTREHILLARQVGVPYIIVFLNKCDMVDDAELLELVEMEVRELLSKYDFPGDDTPIIKGSAKLALEGDKGELGEVAIMNLADALDTYIPTPERAVDGAFLMPVEDVFSISGRGTVVTGRVERGVIKVGEEIEIVGIKPTAKTTCTGVEMFRKLLDQGQAGDNVGILLRGTKREDVERGQVLAKPGSITPHTHFTAEVYVLSKDEGGRHTPFFNNYRPQFYFRTTDVTGSIELPKDKEMVMPGDNVSITVKLIAPIAMEEGLRFAIREGGRTVGAGVVAKIIE; via the coding sequence ATGGCCAAGGAAAAGTTTGAGCGGACCAAGCCGCACGTGAACGTTGGTACGATTGGTCACGTTGACCACGGCAAGACGACGCTGACGGCAGCGATCGCGACGGTGCTGTCGGCGAAGTTCGGCGGCGAGGCGAAGAAGTACGACGAAATCGACGCGGCGCCGGAAGAAAAGGCGCGCGGCATCACGATCAACACGGCGCACATCGAGTACGAAACGGCGAACCGCCACTACGCGCACGTCGACTGCCCGGGCCACGCCGACTACGTGAAGAACATGATCACGGGCGCCGCGCAGATGGACGGCGCGATCCTGGTGTGCTCGGCCGCGGACGGCCCGATGCCGCAAACGCGTGAGCACATCCTGCTGGCGCGTCAGGTCGGTGTGCCGTACATCATCGTGTTCCTGAACAAGTGCGACATGGTGGACGACGCGGAGCTGCTCGAGCTGGTCGAAATGGAAGTGCGCGAACTGCTGTCGAAGTACGACTTCCCGGGCGACGACACGCCGATCATCAAGGGTTCGGCGAAGCTGGCGCTGGAAGGCGACAAGGGCGAGCTGGGCGAAGTGGCGATCATGAACCTGGCGGACGCGCTGGACACGTACATCCCGACGCCGGAGCGCGCGGTCGACGGTGCGTTCCTGATGCCGGTGGAAGACGTGTTCTCGATCTCGGGTCGCGGCACGGTGGTGACGGGGCGCGTCGAGCGTGGCGTGATCAAGGTCGGTGAGGAAATCGAAATCGTCGGCATCAAGCCGACGGCGAAGACGACCTGCACGGGCGTGGAAATGTTCCGCAAGCTGCTGGACCAGGGTCAGGCGGGCGACAACGTCGGTATCCTGCTGCGCGGCACGAAGCGCGAAGACGTGGAGCGCGGCCAGGTGCTGGCGAAGCCGGGTTCGATCACGCCGCACACGCACTTCACGGCTGAAGTGTACGTGCTGAGCAAGGACGAAGGCGGCCGTCACACGCCGTTCTTTAACAACTACCGTCCGCAGTTCTACTTCCGCACGACGGACGTGACGGGCTCGATCGAGCTGCCGAAGGACAAGGAAATGGTGATGCCGGGCGACAACGTGTCGATCACGGTGAAGCTGATTGCGCCGATCGCGATGGAAGAAGGTCTGCGCTTCGCCATCCGTGAAGGCGGCCGTACCGTCGGCGCCGGC
- the paaC gene encoding 1,2-phenylacetyl-CoA epoxidase subunit PaaC — MTTTPQHLAYVLRLADNALILGQRNAEWCGHGPVLEEDIALTNMSLDLIGQARLLYSHAAELERQLTGAARTEDDYAYFRTEREFANYTFVELPHYGPLCGTAHTEPDYAVTVVRNFLYATLMLHAWTALETSGDAQLAAIAAKSVKETRYHEHHAREWLIRFGDGTDESHRRAQAALDYLMPYTSEFFATDAIDDAAAAAGIGPASASLEPAWRADIEAALAEATLALPKAGQYVPTGKRGEHSEHMGYLLAELQSVARQHPGASW, encoded by the coding sequence ATGACGACGACCCCACAACATCTCGCGTACGTGCTGCGCCTCGCCGACAACGCGCTGATCCTCGGTCAGCGCAACGCCGAATGGTGCGGGCACGGCCCGGTGCTCGAGGAAGACATCGCGCTCACGAACATGAGCCTCGACCTGATCGGCCAGGCGCGCCTGCTGTATTCGCACGCGGCCGAGCTCGAGCGGCAGCTCACCGGCGCCGCGCGGACCGAGGACGACTACGCGTACTTCCGCACCGAGCGAGAATTCGCGAACTACACGTTCGTCGAGCTGCCGCACTACGGCCCGCTCTGCGGCACCGCGCACACCGAGCCCGACTATGCGGTGACCGTCGTGCGCAATTTCCTCTATGCGACGCTGATGCTGCACGCGTGGACCGCGCTCGAGACGTCGGGCGACGCACAGCTCGCAGCGATCGCGGCGAAATCGGTGAAGGAAACGCGCTATCACGAGCACCACGCGCGCGAATGGCTGATCCGCTTCGGCGACGGCACCGACGAATCGCATCGCCGCGCGCAGGCCGCACTCGACTATCTGATGCCGTACACGAGCGAATTCTTCGCGACAGATGCGATCGACGACGCGGCGGCTGCGGCCGGCATCGGCCCGGCGAGCGCGTCGCTCGAGCCGGCGTGGCGCGCCGATATCGAGGCGGCGCTCGCCGAGGCGACGCTCGCGCTGCCCAAGGCCGGCCAGTACGTGCCGACCGGCAAGCGCGGCGAGCACTCGGAGCACATGGGCTATCTGCTCGCCGAGCTGCAGAGCGTCGCGCGCCAGCACCCCGGCGCGAGCTGGTAA
- the paaD gene encoding 1,2-phenylacetyl-CoA epoxidase subunit PaaD, which yields MSALPAPALGQPAAAGNRPGQRPGAGRAAAPGDDRLVERAWNALEAVPDPEIPVVSIRELGILRDVRRAADGALEVVITPTYSGCPAMQQIAEDIDAALRQAGIAPHRIVTVLAPAWTTDWITADAREKLRAYGIAPPAGSCGGAGGADAAAPRVVRFAPKPPAAPVCPRCGSAHTERLAQFASTACKALYRCIDCREPFDYFKPY from the coding sequence ATGTCCGCCCTCCCCGCACCCGCCCTCGGCCAGCCGGCCGCCGCCGGCAACCGTCCGGGCCAGCGCCCCGGCGCCGGCCGCGCCGCCGCGCCCGGCGACGATCGGCTCGTCGAACGAGCGTGGAACGCGCTCGAAGCGGTGCCCGATCCGGAGATCCCGGTTGTGTCGATCCGCGAGCTCGGCATCCTGCGCGACGTGCGGCGCGCCGCCGACGGTGCCCTCGAAGTCGTGATCACGCCGACTTACTCCGGCTGCCCGGCGATGCAGCAGATCGCCGAAGACATCGACGCCGCGCTCCGGCAGGCGGGTATCGCGCCGCACCGGATCGTGACCGTGCTCGCGCCCGCGTGGACGACCGACTGGATCACCGCCGACGCCCGCGAGAAGCTCCGCGCGTACGGCATCGCGCCGCCCGCCGGCTCATGCGGCGGGGCGGGCGGCGCAGACGCCGCGGCGCCGCGCGTCGTCCGCTTCGCGCCGAAGCCGCCCGCCGCGCCCGTCTGCCCGCGCTGCGGCTCCGCGCACACCGAGCGGCTCGCGCAGTTCGCGTCGACCGCATGCAAGGCGCTCTATCGCTGCATCGACTGCCGCGAACCCTTCGACTACTTCAAACCTTATTGA
- the paaE gene encoding 1,2-phenylacetyl-CoA epoxidase subunit PaaE has protein sequence MATPQFHPLRIRDVRPETADAVTVSFEVPPELRDAYRFTQGQFVTLKAHVDGEETRRSYSICVGTTDYDRNGELRIGIKRVRGGRFSNFAFDTLKPGHTIDVMTPDGRFFTHLNAEHGKQYVAFAGGSGITPVLAIVKTTLELEPRSTFTLIYGNRSVDSIMFAEDLEDLKNRFMQRFVLYHVLSDDVQDVELFNGVLDQAKCVAFLDSLVPAATIDEAFICGPAPMMDAAEAALAEAGVPRERVHVERFGTPLPQAGAPAVEITDDTPAADLEIVLDGKKRKLRLPYEGVSLLDVGLHAGLALPYACKGGVCCTCRAKVLEGEVRMEKNYTLEPQEIADGFVLTCQCHPVSDRIVVSYDER, from the coding sequence ATGGCGACTCCGCAATTCCATCCGCTGCGCATTCGCGACGTGCGGCCCGAGACCGCCGACGCCGTCACGGTGTCGTTCGAGGTGCCGCCCGAGCTGCGCGACGCGTACCGCTTCACGCAAGGCCAGTTCGTCACGCTGAAGGCGCATGTCGACGGCGAGGAAACCCGCCGCTCGTATTCGATCTGCGTCGGCACGACCGACTACGACCGTAACGGCGAGTTGCGCATCGGCATCAAGCGCGTGCGCGGCGGCCGCTTCTCGAACTTCGCGTTCGATACGCTCAAGCCCGGCCACACGATCGACGTGATGACGCCGGACGGCCGCTTTTTCACGCACCTGAATGCCGAGCACGGCAAGCAGTACGTCGCGTTCGCGGGCGGCTCGGGGATCACGCCCGTGCTTGCGATCGTCAAGACGACGCTCGAGCTCGAGCCGCGCAGCACGTTCACGCTGATCTACGGCAACCGCAGCGTCGATTCGATCATGTTCGCCGAGGATCTCGAGGACCTGAAGAACCGCTTCATGCAGCGGTTCGTCCTCTACCACGTGCTGTCCGACGACGTGCAGGACGTCGAGCTGTTCAACGGCGTGCTCGATCAGGCGAAATGCGTGGCATTCCTCGATTCGCTCGTGCCCGCCGCGACCATCGACGAGGCATTCATCTGCGGCCCGGCGCCGATGATGGACGCCGCCGAAGCCGCGCTCGCCGAGGCCGGCGTGCCGCGCGAGCGGGTGCACGTCGAGCGCTTCGGCACGCCGCTGCCGCAGGCGGGCGCGCCCGCCGTCGAGATCACCGACGACACGCCCGCCGCCGACCTCGAAATCGTGCTCGACGGCAAGAAGCGCAAGCTGCGCCTGCCCTACGAAGGCGTGAGCCTCCTCGACGTCGGGCTGCACGCGGGCCTCGCGTTGCCATACGCGTGCAAGGGCGGCGTCTGCTGCACGTGCCGCGCGAAGGTGCTCGAAGGCGAAGTGCGGATGGAGAAGAACTACACGCTGGAGCCGCAGGAGATCGCCGACGGATTCGTGCTCACCTGCCAGTGCCATCCGGTCAGCGACCGGATCGTTGTCAGCTACGACGAACGGTAA
- the paaA gene encoding 1,2-phenylacetyl-CoA epoxidase subunit PaaA yields the protein MYTQSLDIPGNVAPLDAAADSPEQAGFDAVIAADGKIEPQDWMPDAYRKTLVRQISQHAHSEVVGMLPEGNWITRAPSLKRKAILLAKVQDEAGHGLYLYSAVETLGVSRDALIDALHAGKAKYSSIFNYPTLTWADVGVIGWLVDGAAIMNQIPLCRCTYGPYARAMIRVCKEESFHQRQGFDALLAMMKGTGAQRAMVQDAVNRWWWPVLMMFGPPDADSVHSNQSAKWGIKRISNDDLRQKFVDAIVEQAKVLGVTLPDPDLKWNDTRGHFDYGALDWDEFRRVVNGDGPCNKERLATRVKAHENGAWVREAALAHEEKRRRRAQQQAA from the coding sequence ATGTACACGCAATCCCTCGACATCCCCGGCAACGTCGCGCCGCTCGATGCCGCCGCCGATTCGCCCGAACAGGCCGGATTCGATGCCGTCATCGCCGCCGACGGCAAGATCGAACCGCAGGACTGGATGCCCGACGCGTACCGCAAGACGCTCGTGCGGCAGATTTCGCAGCACGCGCACTCGGAAGTCGTCGGCATGCTGCCGGAAGGCAACTGGATCACGCGCGCGCCCAGCCTCAAGCGCAAGGCGATCCTGCTCGCGAAGGTCCAGGACGAAGCCGGTCATGGCCTCTACCTCTATAGCGCCGTGGAAACGCTCGGCGTGTCGCGCGACGCGCTGATCGACGCGCTTCACGCCGGCAAGGCCAAGTACTCGAGCATCTTCAATTACCCGACCCTCACGTGGGCGGACGTCGGCGTGATCGGCTGGCTCGTCGACGGCGCCGCGATCATGAACCAGATTCCCCTCTGCCGCTGCACGTATGGCCCGTATGCGCGCGCGATGATCCGCGTCTGCAAGGAGGAATCGTTCCATCAACGGCAAGGCTTCGACGCGCTGCTCGCGATGATGAAGGGCACCGGCGCGCAGCGCGCGATGGTGCAGGACGCAGTGAACCGCTGGTGGTGGCCCGTGCTGATGATGTTCGGCCCGCCCGACGCCGATTCCGTCCATAGCAACCAGTCGGCCAAATGGGGGATCAAGCGGATCTCGAACGACGATCTTCGACAGAAGTTCGTCGACGCGATAGTCGAGCAGGCGAAGGTGCTCGGCGTCACGCTGCCCGATCCGGACCTCAAGTGGAACGACACGCGCGGCCATTTCGACTACGGCGCGCTCGATTGGGACGAATTCCGGCGCGTCGTCAACGGCGACGGCCCGTGCAACAAGGAGCGCCTCGCCACCCGCGTGAAGGCGCACGAGAACGGCGCGTGGGTTCGCGAAGCCGCGCTCGCGCACGAGGAAAAGCGCCGCCGCCGCGCGCAGCAACAAGCGGCATGA
- the paaB gene encoding 1,2-phenylacetyl-CoA epoxidase subunit PaaB, whose translation MNKEWPIWEVFVRSKQGLDHKHCGSLHAADASMALRMARDVYTRRQEGVSIWVVPSAAITASDPNEKAEMFEPAGDKIYRHPTFYTLPDEVNHM comes from the coding sequence ATGAACAAGGAATGGCCAATCTGGGAAGTCTTCGTGCGCAGCAAGCAGGGGCTCGACCACAAGCACTGCGGAAGCCTGCACGCGGCCGACGCGTCGATGGCGCTGCGCATGGCGCGCGATGTCTACACGCGCCGCCAGGAAGGCGTGAGCATCTGGGTCGTGCCGTCGGCGGCGATCACCGCGTCCGATCCGAACGAGAAGGCCGAGATGTTCGAGCCGGCGGGCGACAAGATCTATCGCCATCCGACGTTCTACACGCTGCCCGACGAAGTCAACCACATGTGA
- a CDS encoding SGNH/GDSL hydrolase family protein, whose translation MTFRRWLSALSCCFALAASPTASAAQPTRWVASWATALQPIPDLAAPPPLYRAPDVAGRTIRQIVYPTLAGGAIRVRVSNAYGKTPLVIDEMSIGRTTGGAAVAAGSSTTVTFGGRREMEVPPGQERESDPVAYDVTAGEPYTLSLYVGSHQTMTVWHRVSNQVNYVSTPGNHTSDAAPDAFRTRFTQSAWIAELAVEAPRSGAATIAAVGDSITDGLRSSLNRNRRWPDALAARLERAGARDIGVVNLGISGNRLLSDSRCYGVALERRFERDVLTRAGVKAAVLLIGINDINFAAMPARSGLDCDAPHTQVDAQSLIAGYRRVIAAAHARGIAVFGATLTPASLPPAREAIRREVNEWIRTSGAFDGVVDFDAALRDPAKPSELLRRYNSGDDIHPSDGGYAAMADAVPLDRLVAAAGRR comes from the coding sequence ATGACATTCCGACGTTGGCTCTCCGCTCTTTCGTGCTGTTTCGCGCTGGCTGCATCGCCGACGGCGAGTGCCGCGCAACCGACGCGCTGGGTCGCGTCCTGGGCGACGGCGCTGCAGCCGATCCCGGATCTCGCTGCGCCGCCGCCGTTGTACCGCGCGCCGGACGTCGCGGGCCGTACGATCCGCCAGATCGTCTATCCGACGCTCGCGGGCGGGGCGATCCGCGTCCGTGTAAGCAACGCGTACGGCAAGACGCCGCTCGTGATCGACGAGATGAGCATCGGCCGGACGACGGGCGGTGCGGCGGTCGCGGCGGGCAGCTCGACGACGGTGACTTTCGGCGGCCGTCGCGAGATGGAAGTGCCGCCCGGGCAGGAGCGGGAAAGCGATCCCGTTGCATACGACGTAACGGCTGGCGAGCCGTACACGCTCAGCCTATATGTGGGAAGTCACCAGACGATGACCGTCTGGCACCGCGTGTCGAATCAGGTCAATTACGTGTCGACGCCGGGTAACCACACGAGTGACGCCGCACCCGACGCATTCCGGACGCGCTTCACGCAATCCGCGTGGATCGCCGAGTTGGCGGTGGAGGCGCCGCGATCGGGCGCGGCGACGATCGCGGCCGTCGGCGATTCGATCACCGACGGCTTGCGCTCGAGTCTGAACCGCAATCGCCGCTGGCCGGACGCGCTGGCGGCCCGGCTCGAACGCGCGGGCGCGCGCGACATTGGCGTGGTGAATCTCGGCATCAGCGGGAACCGGCTGCTGAGCGATTCGCGCTGTTACGGCGTCGCGCTCGAGCGCCGCTTCGAGCGCGACGTGCTGACGCGCGCCGGCGTGAAGGCCGCGGTGCTGCTGATCGGCATCAACGACATCAATTTCGCGGCGATGCCCGCACGTTCGGGGCTCGATTGTGACGCGCCGCATACGCAGGTCGACGCGCAATCGTTGATCGCAGGCTACCGCCGCGTGATTGCGGCTGCGCATGCGCGCGGCATCGCGGTGTTCGGCGCGACGCTGACGCCGGCGTCGTTGCCTCCGGCGCGCGAAGCGATCCGCCGCGAGGTCAACGAGTGGATTCGAACCTCGGGCGCGTTCGACGGCGTCGTGGACTTTGACGCTGCGCTGCGCGATCCGGCGAAGCCGTCGGAATTGCTGCGCCGCTATAACAGCGGAGACGACATCCATCCGAGCGACGGAGGGTATGCGGCGATGGCCGACGCGGTGCCGCTGGACCGGTTGGTGGCTGCGGCCGGGCGCCGCTGA